One window of the Rhipicephalus sanguineus isolate Rsan-2018 chromosome 2, BIME_Rsan_1.4, whole genome shotgun sequence genome contains the following:
- the LOC119382519 gene encoding uncharacterized protein LOC119382519 encodes MAEHCANNDPMSGGAGAAAGDSPGLCVSQKIHWPHNVTCYLVKFYRQTPCLWDHSHRDYSDKMAKERALQQFSNETGYPVEAVRKKLINLRNQFTNEWQKMDRSSNSAKPYRTKWAFYKSLTFLKDVVLPRKPRNALHHEGVHLRMPPMGVQAFDTRSMDMSTSFGFARERRLHDAQQFHHDGLRLDNSPQNHQNHRAVQSNNDDSSHLDGAAGAPALLDGLQHQEAHRDGSSHQTPPQQQPQDQDVTVIGAGADVDDLELSQSSNSLVLSPEVTLEEPSSSERRILPAEDDGFHQEIRQTYTFPGERYGDIQRGDHVDAFTCYIGTELRRIPDEETVGQLKLQILKLIFNAQATTAAYQGSAHAQQ; translated from the exons ATGGCCGAGCATTGTGCCAACAACGACCCAATGTCCGGCGGTGCAGGCGCTGCGGCTGGCGACAGTCCCGGCCTGTGCGTGAGCCAGAAGATCCACTGGCCACACAACGTCACCTGCTACCTGGTCAAGTTCTACCGCCAGACGCCCTGCCTGTGGGACCACTCGCACCGCGACTACAGCGACAAGATGGCCAAGGAGCGAGCTCTGCAGCAATTCTCGAACGAGACCGGCTACCCCGTCGAAGCGGTACGAAAAAAACTCATCAACCTACGCAACCAGTTCACAAACGAGTGGCAGAAGATGGACCGCAGCAGCAACTCGGCAAAACCGTACCGCACCAAGTGGGCCTTCTACAAGTCTCTCACCTTCCTCAAGGACGTCGTACTGCCACGAAAGCCCAGAAACGCCTTGCAC CACGAGGGCGTACACTTGAGGATGCCTCCGATGGGCGTGCAAGCTTTCGACACGCGCTCGATGGACATGAGCACGAGCTTCGGATTCGCCCGGGAGCGGCGGCTCCACGATGCCCAGCAGTTCCACCACGACGGACTGCGACTCGACAATTCTCCGCAGAACCACCAGAACCACAGGGCGGTGCAAAGCAACAACGACGACTCGTCGCACCTCGACGGAGCCGCCGGGGCACCGGCGCTGCTGGACGGCTTGCAGCACCAGGAGGCTCACCGAGACGGCTCTTCGCACCAGacgccgccgcagcagcagcctcaggACCAGGACGTGACAGTGATCGGGGCGGGTGCCGACGTGGACGACCTGGAGCTGTCGCAGTCCAGCAACTCTCTGGTGCTCTCGCCCGAAGTAACGCTCGAGGAGCCGTCTTCGAGCGAGAGGAGGATCCTTCCG GCGGAGGATGACGGCTTCCATCAAGAAATACGGCAAACGTACACGTTTCCTGGGGAGCGCTACGGCGACATCCAGAG GGGCGACCACGTGGACGCGTTCACGTGCTACATCGGCACCGAGCTGCGACGCATTCCGGACGAGGAGACCGTGGGCCAGCTGAAGCTGCAGATCCTCAAGCTCATCTTCAACGCGCAGGCGACCACCGCCGCCTACCAAGgcagcgcgcatgcgcagcagtgA